A region from the Rosa rugosa chromosome 6, drRosRugo1.1, whole genome shotgun sequence genome encodes:
- the LOC133717880 gene encoding probable non-specific lipid-transfer protein AKCS9 — translation MERADLVVMMICLLCLVGVVPMAEGDTTPSQCKQEKNLLVGACKPIIFGLQPSAACCQRVRVTHAECVCPYLSPKVANLINVKRSIKQIQGCGRTVPHNFKCGSVTTP, via the exons ATGGAGAGGGCAGACTTAGTGGTTATGATGATATGCTTGTTGTGCTTGGTGGGTGTGGTTCCTATGGCAGAGGGGGATACAACTCCAAGTCAGTGCAAGCAGGAGAAGAATCTTCTCGTTGGTGCATGCAAACCAATTATTTTTGGACTTCAACCATCTGCAGCCTGCTGCCAACGTGTTAGGGTTACTCATGCCGAGTGTGTGTGTCCATACCTTAGTCCCAAGGTTGCCAATTTAATCAATGTGAAACGCAGCATCAAGCAAATCCAAGGTTGCGGAAGGACTGTTCCTCACAACTTCAAGTGTGGAA GTGTCACCACTCCATAA
- the LOC133717393 gene encoding pectinesterase PPME1-like — protein MAIREKWLGIHAALMMITTILLAATVSMADDAVIPAEKSGLDKWFKDNVKPLAEQKSSLDPALVKAEEGDAKVVKVMQNGGDYKKISEAIDSIPAGNTKRVIIYIGGGTYNEKITIPKNKSFVTFFGDSQNMPNLTYDGDAAKHNGTLYSATLTVESDYFIGVNLNIINTSPRPDGKKEGAQAVALRVFGTKAALYNCKMFGFQDTLCDDQGYHFFKDCYVEGTVDFIFGRGKSLYLNTHLHVLGDNGMTVITAQAREGDEDNGYSFVHCNITGTGNGTYLGRAWRAAPKVLFAYTNMAEVVKPEGWTDNFHPEYDNTVQFGEYKNTGPGSSMSKRVKFTKELSDEDAKPFISLGFIEGSKWLLPPPNPKV, from the exons atggccatAAGAGAGAAATGGTTGGGCATCCATGCAGCTCTGATGATGATCACGACGATTCTCCTTGCTGCTACCGTTTCCATGGCAGATGATGCAGTCATACCAGCCGAAAAATCCGGACTGGACAAGTGGTTCAAAGACAATGTGAAGCCGTTGGCAGAACAGAAGTCCTCGCTTGACCCTGCCCTTGTCAAGGCGGAGGAGGGTGATGCCAAAGTTGTGAAGGTCATGCAAAATGGGGGAGACTACAAGAAAATCTCGGAGGCCATTGATAGCATTCCGGCCGGGAACACTAAACGTGTGATTATATACATTGGAGGGGGTACATACAATGAGAAAATAACAATTCCAAAAAATAAATCATTTGTCACATTTTTTGGGGATTCACAAAACATGCCAAATTTGACATATGATGGTGATGCCGCCAAGCATAATGGGACGCTTTATAGTGCTACATTGACGGTGGAATCCGACTACTTCATTGGGGTTAACTTAAACATCATA AATACCTCGCCTAGGCCGGATGGGAAAAAAGAGGGTGCACAAGCAGTTGCCTTGAGGGTATTCGGGACCAAGGCCGCATTGTACAATTGCAAAATGTTTGGATTTCAGGACACCCTTTGTGATGATCAAGGCTATCATTTCTTCAAGGATTGCTACGTTGAAGGAACTGTAGATTTCATCTTCGGAAGAGGAAAATCTCTCTATCTG AACACACATTTACATGTGCTAGGGGACAACGGAATGACGGTGATAACGGCACAGGCAAGGGAAGGTGATGAGGACAACGGATACTCATTTGTTCACTGCAACATAACCGGGACCGGCAATGGCACATATTTGGGCAGGGCTTGGAGAGCTGCTCCCAAGGTGTTGTTTGCCTACACCAACATGGCAGAAGTTGTCAAGCCAGAAGGATGGACTGACAATTTCCACCCCGAATACGACAA CACAGTTcaatttggagagtacaagaATACTGGTCCAGGTTCAAGCATGAGTAAGAGAGTGAAATTCACAAAAGAGCTGAGCGATGAAGATGCCAAACCTTTCATCAGCCTAGGCTTTATTGAGGGTTCCAAATGGTTGCTTCCTCCTCCTAATCCAAAGGTCTAA